The following are encoded in a window of Telmatobacter sp. DSM 110680 genomic DNA:
- a CDS encoding TetR/AcrR family transcriptional regulator encodes MSRNASTKHPPIVDNRGVKRKEKVRKPDSRVRRTRDQLGNALIELIQEKPINDVTVQDVLDRSGVGRSTFYLHYRDKDDLLVSQLEMFLEFMSTVLSVRKDKSNRVAPVTEMFEHIGNQNKLYRVLSDSGHLKDFFDLAEGYFARGIERRLCESGRFTKIPPRELAARASALSGSLLSLLRWWLDRGEKETPQQMDEMFHRMVWTGLQ; translated from the coding sequence TTGTCCAGAAACGCATCCACAAAGCATCCTCCGATCGTCGACAATCGCGGTGTGAAGAGAAAAGAGAAGGTGCGGAAGCCGGATTCCCGGGTGCGACGGACCCGCGATCAACTCGGCAATGCGCTGATCGAGTTGATCCAGGAGAAGCCGATCAATGACGTCACCGTACAGGATGTTCTGGACCGCTCCGGTGTTGGCCGCTCCACCTTCTATCTGCACTATCGCGACAAGGACGATCTGCTCGTTAGTCAGCTTGAGATGTTTCTTGAATTCATGAGTACGGTGCTCAGCGTTCGCAAGGACAAGTCGAATCGGGTTGCGCCGGTGACGGAGATGTTTGAGCACATTGGCAACCAGAACAAGCTCTACCGCGTGCTGTCGGATTCAGGTCATCTGAAGGACTTCTTCGATCTCGCGGAGGGATACTTTGCCCGTGGGATTGAGCGGCGCCTTTGTGAATCCGGGCGGTTCACGAAGATCCCTCCGCGTGAACTGGCGGCACGCGCATCGGCCCTGTCCGGGAGTCTGCTTTCACTGTTGCGATGGTGGCTTGATCGCGGGGAAAAAGAAACACCGCAACAGATGGACGAGATGTTCCATCGCATGGTGTGGACCGGCCTGCAGTAG
- the alaC gene encoding alanine transaminase: protein MEEFSRIQRLPPYVFNITGELKVNARRRGEDIIDFGMGNPDGATPKHIVDKMIEAAQKPVTHRYSVSKGIPRLRKAICNWYKSRYDVDLDPASEAIVTIGSKEGIAHLCLAILDSRDTVLVPNPSYPIHIYGPVIAGAHVVSVPVHDCDQFLAELESIIPRMTPRPKALIVNFPSNPTTQCVDLPFLARLVALAREYGFHLIHDLAYADLGFDGYKPPSVLQVPGAKDVAVEFFTLSKSYNMPGWRVGFMVGNPVLVNALARLKSYFDYGTFTPIQVASILALEGPQDCVLEIRENYRRRRDVLIEGLNRAGWAVPSPKATMFVWAKIPEAYQHLGSLEFSKLLLTEAKVAVSPGIGFGDYGDGHVRFSLIENEERSRQAIRGIKQMLAKVPAAKGLVSA from the coding sequence ATGGAAGAGTTCAGCCGCATTCAGCGCCTCCCGCCTTACGTCTTCAACATCACCGGAGAATTAAAGGTCAACGCCCGCCGCCGCGGCGAAGACATCATCGACTTCGGCATGGGCAACCCTGACGGAGCCACGCCCAAGCACATCGTCGACAAGATGATCGAGGCCGCGCAGAAGCCGGTCACCCACCGCTACTCCGTGTCAAAAGGAATTCCGCGCCTGCGCAAGGCCATCTGCAACTGGTACAAGTCGCGCTACGACGTCGACCTCGATCCCGCCAGTGAAGCCATCGTCACCATCGGCTCCAAAGAAGGCATCGCCCACCTCTGCCTCGCGATTCTCGACTCGCGCGACACCGTGCTCGTGCCCAACCCCAGCTATCCCATCCACATCTACGGCCCCGTCATCGCCGGAGCTCACGTTGTCAGCGTCCCCGTGCACGACTGCGATCAGTTTCTGGCCGAACTCGAATCCATCATCCCCCGCATGACCCCGCGCCCCAAGGCCCTCATCGTCAACTTCCCGTCGAACCCCACCACGCAATGCGTCGACCTTCCATTCCTCGCCCGCCTCGTCGCCCTCGCCCGCGAGTATGGATTCCACCTCATCCACGACCTCGCCTACGCCGACCTCGGATTCGACGGATACAAGCCGCCCTCCGTCCTCCAGGTCCCCGGCGCCAAAGACGTAGCCGTAGAGTTCTTCACTTTGTCAAAGAGCTACAACATGCCCGGCTGGCGCGTAGGATTCATGGTCGGCAACCCCGTCCTCGTCAACGCCCTCGCAAGATTGAAAAGCTATTTTGACTACGGCACCTTCACCCCAATTCAAGTCGCTTCTATTCTCGCTTTGGAAGGCCCACAAGACTGCGTCCTGGAGATCCGCGAAAACTACCGCCGCCGCCGCGACGTTTTAATCGAAGGCCTCAACCGCGCCGGATGGGCAGTGCCGTCACCTAAGGCGACGATGTTCGTCTGGGCCAAAATCCCCGAGGCCTACCAGCACTTGGGCTCCCTCGAATTCTCCAAGCTGTTACTCACAGAAGCCAAAGTAGCCGTCTCCCCCGGAATAGGCTTCGGCGACTACGGCGACGGACATGTGCGCTTCAGCCTCATAGAAAACGAAGAGCGCAGCAGACAAGCCATTCGCGGCATAAAGCAGATGCTGGCGAAAGTGCCAGCAGCAAAAGGCCTCGTCTCGGCCTGA
- a CDS encoding GIY-YIG nuclease family protein, translating into MDDRFYFTYILASRSRTLYAGVTGDLRRRIFQHKQKTHPGFSARYNCNRLVWFETFSEVSAAIQREKEIKGWTRARKIALIEGGNPTWEDLSAPWYPRLSVPRVN; encoded by the coding sequence ATGGACGACCGGTTCTATTTCACATACATCCTCGCCAGCAGAAGCAGAACGCTCTACGCCGGCGTGACAGGAGACCTGCGCCGCCGCATCTTCCAGCACAAGCAGAAGACTCATCCCGGATTCTCCGCGCGCTACAACTGCAACCGTCTCGTCTGGTTTGAAACGTTCAGCGAAGTGAGCGCAGCGATCCAGCGGGAGAAGGAAATCAAGGGATGGACGCGTGCTCGGAAGATCGCTTTGATTGAAGGCGGGAATCCAACGTGGGAAGACCTGAGTGCGCCGTGGTATCCGCGTTTGAGTGTTCCACGTGTGAACTAA
- a CDS encoding amidohydrolase — MRNIFRVMMRGVSAGIAMMFVACAVPAHGQTANDAHRQVAKLVDSNSANWKQVSKQIWDFAELGYHENKSSALLQAQLKDAGFAIKSGVADEPTAFVASYGEGKPVVAILGEFDALPGLSQQTVPERAPVTAGAPGHGCGHNLLGSGAALAAVAVKQYMEANHVKGTLRYYGTPAEEGGSGKVYMVRAGLFKDVDVVLHWHPGDRNAVIDGGALAVTSAKFTFHGIAAHAAMSPDHGRSALDAVMLMGNGIEFMREHVPSATRMHYIISKGGVAPNIVPDLAQMDLMARSPSNTTLQEIWERILNVAKGAALMTGTTVEVTDIGSDADIIGNDALAQEAQKNLEEVGGYTMSADQQKFAHDLQKTLGLDTLPSLELTKVIEPFHKPDPNEPSASTDVGDVSWVVPTIGFTTATFVPGSFAHSWQAAATAGTSIGQDGMVVASKALADTAVDLFTKPELISAAKADFAKELAGKTYRSAIPEGQKPLIDYREK; from the coding sequence ATGAGAAATATTTTTCGGGTAATGATGCGCGGGGTTTCGGCGGGAATCGCGATGATGTTCGTGGCGTGTGCGGTGCCGGCGCATGGGCAAACGGCTAATGACGCGCATCGACAGGTAGCGAAGCTGGTGGATTCAAACAGCGCTAACTGGAAGCAGGTGTCGAAGCAGATTTGGGATTTTGCGGAATTGGGATACCACGAGAACAAGAGTTCGGCGCTGCTGCAGGCGCAGCTCAAGGATGCGGGGTTTGCGATCAAGAGCGGCGTGGCCGATGAGCCTACAGCTTTTGTTGCGAGCTATGGCGAGGGCAAGCCCGTGGTGGCGATTCTGGGCGAGTTTGATGCGCTGCCGGGTTTGTCGCAACAGACGGTGCCGGAGCGTGCGCCGGTGACAGCGGGTGCGCCGGGGCATGGATGCGGCCACAATCTGCTGGGCTCGGGAGCGGCGCTGGCTGCGGTTGCGGTGAAGCAGTATATGGAGGCGAACCATGTGAAGGGGACGCTGCGCTATTACGGAACTCCGGCAGAGGAGGGCGGATCGGGCAAGGTCTACATGGTGCGTGCCGGACTGTTCAAGGATGTGGATGTGGTGCTGCACTGGCATCCGGGCGACAGAAATGCCGTGATCGATGGAGGCGCGCTAGCAGTGACTTCGGCGAAGTTCACATTTCACGGAATCGCGGCGCATGCTGCCATGTCGCCGGATCACGGACGGTCGGCGCTGGATGCGGTGATGCTGATGGGGAATGGGATTGAGTTCATGCGCGAGCATGTTCCGAGCGCGACGCGCATGCACTACATCATCTCGAAGGGCGGCGTGGCGCCGAATATTGTGCCGGACCTGGCGCAGATGGATTTGATGGCGCGAAGCCCGTCGAATACGACGCTGCAGGAGATCTGGGAGCGCATTCTCAATGTCGCGAAAGGGGCTGCGCTGATGACGGGAACAACGGTTGAGGTGACGGACATTGGGAGCGATGCGGACATTATTGGGAATGACGCTCTGGCGCAAGAGGCGCAGAAGAACCTGGAAGAGGTGGGCGGTTACACGATGAGCGCGGATCAACAGAAATTTGCGCACGATCTGCAGAAGACGCTTGGCCTCGACACGTTGCCGAGCCTCGAACTGACGAAGGTGATTGAGCCATTTCACAAGCCCGATCCCAATGAGCCGTCGGCGTCGACGGATGTGGGGGATGTGAGCTGGGTGGTGCCGACGATCGGATTTACGACCGCAACGTTTGTACCGGGATCGTTCGCACATAGCTGGCAGGCGGCAGCGACAGCCGGAACGAGCATCGGACAGGATGGGATGGTGGTGGCGTCGAAGGCGCTGGCGGACACGGCTGTGGATTTGTTTACGAAGCCGGAGTTGATCAGCGCGGCCAAGGCTGATTTCGCGAAGGAGCTTGCGGGGAAGACGTATCGTTCGGCGATTCCGGAGGGGCAGAAGCCGCTGATTGATTATCGGGAGAAGTAG
- a CDS encoding alcohol dehydrogenase, whose amino-acid sequence MPTVKGRSMQVAAAGGAFQLVEKEFPEPGPGHVRIRVRACGVCHSDSLTKEGHWPGLEYPRAPGHEIAGVVDAVGPDVPLFKPGQRVGLGWHGGHCNYCPPCRRGDFILCENQPISGINYDGGYADYVIAPANALAFMPDELNDADAAPLLCAGITTFNALRNSGARTGDTVAILGIGGLGHLAIQYAAKAGYRTVAVARGQDKAPLAKQLGAHLYIDTTTQDPAKELQKIGGANIILSTITSAKALEWVIDGLAPAGKFIVVGAPEDGPIVINPFPLLLGRRTVAGWPSGTGMDSEDTLKFSALTGVKPMIETYPLEKAEEAYARMMSGKARFRVVLKVSDK is encoded by the coding sequence ATGCCAACCGTAAAAGGCCGTTCCATGCAGGTAGCCGCCGCCGGCGGTGCGTTCCAACTCGTAGAAAAAGAATTCCCCGAGCCTGGCCCCGGACACGTCCGTATCCGCGTTCGCGCCTGCGGCGTCTGCCATAGCGACTCGCTGACCAAAGAAGGCCATTGGCCCGGCCTTGAATACCCCCGCGCACCCGGCCACGAAATCGCCGGAGTAGTTGACGCCGTCGGCCCCGATGTCCCCCTCTTCAAGCCCGGCCAGCGCGTCGGCCTCGGCTGGCACGGAGGCCACTGCAACTACTGCCCACCCTGTCGACGCGGCGACTTCATCCTCTGCGAAAACCAGCCCATCAGCGGCATCAACTACGACGGCGGCTATGCCGACTACGTTATCGCCCCCGCCAATGCCCTCGCCTTCATGCCCGACGAACTCAACGACGCCGATGCCGCCCCGCTGCTCTGCGCCGGCATCACCACCTTCAACGCTCTTCGCAACTCCGGCGCCCGCACCGGAGACACTGTAGCCATCCTCGGCATTGGCGGACTCGGCCACCTCGCCATCCAGTACGCCGCCAAGGCCGGATACCGCACCGTCGCCGTCGCCCGCGGTCAGGACAAGGCTCCTCTCGCCAAACAACTCGGCGCGCACCTCTATATCGACACCACCACCCAAGATCCCGCGAAAGAACTGCAGAAAATCGGCGGCGCCAACATTATCCTCTCCACCATCACCAGCGCCAAAGCGCTCGAGTGGGTCATCGACGGACTCGCCCCCGCCGGCAAATTCATCGTCGTCGGCGCACCAGAAGACGGCCCCATTGTCATCAACCCCTTTCCGCTGCTCCTCGGCCGCCGCACCGTAGCCGGCTGGCCCTCCGGCACCGGCATGGACTCCGAAGACACCCTCAAGTTCAGCGCCCTCACCGGCGTCAAACCCATGATCGAAACCTACCCGTTAGAGAAAGCCGAAGAAGCCTACGCAAGAATGATGTCCGGCAAAGCCCGATTCCGCGTAGTGTTGAAAGTCAGTGATAAGTGA